A single Nostoc sp. GT001 DNA region contains:
- a CDS encoding DUF192 domain-containing protein — translation MKTLKINSEKHLYVAAFKLLNILGLLAGVSIIVGTVALDYVQTRPQDLPVTHILTKGGRTFNLEAASTPEQLEKGLKFRSSLNGERGMLFNLGGEIYNVPFWMYKVNFPLDIFYLKDNVVTTAVYNAQPCYKTPCPIYKGKVANQVLELVKGAANIKVGDRLNIQPLSVLPKNNIGIYSGNSLRTKNNR, via the coding sequence ATGAAAACTTTAAAAATTAATTCCGAAAAGCATTTATACGTTGCTGCCTTCAAGTTACTGAACATACTAGGCCTCCTAGCTGGAGTATCAATTATCGTTGGCACTGTGGCGCTCGATTACGTCCAAACTCGTCCCCAGGATTTACCAGTTACGCACATTCTCACCAAAGGCGGTCGCACATTTAACTTGGAAGCCGCTTCTACACCAGAGCAATTAGAGAAAGGGCTGAAATTTCGCTCATCCTTAAACGGCGAGCGCGGAATGTTATTCAATTTGGGAGGAGAAATTTATAATGTGCCTTTTTGGATGTACAAGGTAAATTTTCCTTTAGACATCTTTTATCTTAAGGACAATGTGGTGACAACTGCGGTTTACAATGCCCAACCGTGTTACAAAACCCCTTGCCCCATCTACAAAGGGAAAGTTGCCAATCAAGTGCTAGAGCTAGTAAAAGGCGCTGCCAATATCAAGGTTGGCGATCGGCTTAACATCCAACCCTTATCAGTTTTGCCTAAGAATAATATTGGTATTTATAGCGGCAATTCTTTGAGAACCAAAAATAATCGCTAG
- a CDS encoding response regulator transcription factor, with protein MIRLTLIEDEELIRLGITTAINQQPDMEMVGVARTGIEGINLVKELNPDVILVDIGLPDISGLEVIKEVKVNSKTKIVVLSSHSSQGTVQSALNVSADSYILKKNNVPLILEAIKTTFYDNKSFFDPDISRNNFFFQQKIKGKTYQDHLSATEMQIISLMADGSSNKLIAERLFITESTVKGHINKIFAKLDVKDRVNALIEASKLGYIEQDYLKVG; from the coding sequence ATGATTCGATTAACGCTCATTGAGGATGAAGAACTCATTAGGTTGGGGATCACTACTGCTATCAATCAACAACCAGATATGGAAATGGTCGGCGTTGCTCGTACTGGTATTGAAGGGATTAATTTAGTTAAGGAATTAAATCCCGATGTGATTTTGGTGGATATTGGTTTACCTGACATATCGGGGCTAGAAGTGATCAAAGAGGTCAAAGTGAATAGCAAGACTAAAATTGTTGTTCTTTCTTCCCATTCTTCTCAAGGCACTGTTCAATCAGCTTTAAATGTTAGCGCTGATTCTTACATTCTCAAAAAGAATAATGTTCCTCTGATTTTAGAAGCAATTAAAACCACATTCTACGATAACAAGTCTTTTTTTGACCCTGATATTAGCCGAAATAATTTCTTCTTCCAGCAGAAAATTAAGGGTAAGACTTACCAAGATCATCTTAGTGCCACTGAAATGCAAATTATCTCTTTGATGGCAGATGGTTCTTCTAATAAGCTGATTGCCGAGCGGTTATTTATTACTGAAAGTACCGTTAAAGGTCATATTAACAAGATTTTTGCGAAGTTAGATGTCAAGGATCGCGTCAATGCTCTGATTGAAGCTAGTAAACTTGGGTACATCGAACAAGATTACCTGAAAGTAGGTTAG
- a CDS encoding VOC family protein, with protein MDNNPSILSHVSIGTNDFERAIAFYDAVLPTLGCKRFMEHPGAIAYGKQYPEFWVGTPFDGQPATVGNGTHIGFIAPTKEAVHAFYEAALAAGGSFNGAPGGRPDYSEPYYGCFVRDPDGHKIEAAFWDEQLEQQLNQNNG; from the coding sequence ATGGATAACAATCCCAGCATTCTCTCGCATGTTTCGATTGGTACTAATGATTTTGAACGAGCGATCGCCTTCTATGATGCTGTGTTGCCAACATTGGGCTGTAAGCGATTTATGGAGCATCCGGGGGCGATCGCCTATGGCAAACAGTATCCCGAATTTTGGGTGGGAACTCCCTTCGACGGGCAACCTGCAACGGTTGGCAATGGAACTCACATTGGTTTTATTGCTCCTACAAAAGAAGCAGTCCACGCCTTCTATGAGGCAGCATTAGCGGCAGGAGGCAGCTTCAATGGTGCCCCTGGTGGCAGACCCGACTATAGTGAGCCGTATTACGGCTGCTTTGTGCGCGATCCAGATGGACACAAAATAGAAGCCGCCTTCTGGGATGAGCAGCTTGAGCAGCAACTCAACCAGAACAATGGTTGA
- a CDS encoding DUF6753 family protein: MTLQDTLQGYSPSEQKRIVEGAYQLGITPDDPVFRMMATLGRYEETIIDLQARMEAMIEAWAALIDQKLDKTSKQAESMHYTVVSNAVRDEIKKIKPTSTGMKVQAGWGLGTVSLVCGLVAAGSTLLGSLTTWNLVQNIGTNQSVVVSRNEIKILQWAKSQEGKQMYQIILKNQAAIEACQTQRSKTQGYCLIQVSK; this comes from the coding sequence ATGACACTACAAGACACATTACAAGGTTATTCCCCATCAGAACAAAAACGCATAGTTGAAGGGGCATATCAACTAGGAATTACACCAGACGATCCAGTTTTTAGGATGATGGCGACACTGGGCAGGTATGAAGAAACGATCATAGACCTCCAGGCAAGAATGGAGGCAATGATAGAAGCGTGGGCAGCACTGATAGACCAAAAACTGGATAAGACAAGCAAACAAGCCGAGTCAATGCATTATACAGTTGTGTCAAATGCTGTACGTGATGAGATCAAAAAAATCAAGCCCACCAGCACAGGCATGAAAGTGCAGGCAGGCTGGGGATTGGGGACAGTATCTCTTGTGTGTGGATTAGTAGCGGCTGGCAGTACCTTGCTGGGTTCGCTGACCACATGGAATCTGGTGCAAAATATAGGAACGAATCAGTCAGTAGTAGTCTCACGTAACGAGATAAAGATTCTCCAGTGGGCAAAATCCCAAGAGGGTAAACAAATGTATCAAATTATCTTGAAGAATCAAGCAGCAATTGAAGCCTGTCAAACACAACGCAGTAAAACCCAAGGCTATTGTTTAATTCAAGTAAGTAAGTAG
- a CDS encoding GIY-YIG nuclease family protein, whose amino-acid sequence MWLKYGVNEEGILICIEDINRGKTSLKCPYCNSSLTAKKGKVKEHHFAHNEETCRPIANREFPTLPLYDNFNVQLSGKDLAQLKLLWQEYGAKNYPISSYLITSGLLKAGVLRKNLYLTPTEYEFSDLGKIPVGALDFARFNDVQEPLLLKKLLKLELAFKHAEYKNAPDLAYRFTDFKLYRAQLQRILSCTLYFLEIQTNISTLYKIGVTQRPVIKRVAEVKIDLLAHYSSAAIKVLGTWEHRGNIELYFKHRYQSFNHPIGSLTEYYKFNAEDTEMVLRDLQQMQPKILSQDEIDIFEENYSWEQIAV is encoded by the coding sequence ATGTGGCTAAAATATGGTGTAAATGAAGAAGGTATCTTGATATGTATTGAAGATATCAATAGGGGGAAGACTTCACTTAAGTGTCCTTACTGTAATAGCAGTCTAACTGCTAAAAAAGGCAAGGTGAAAGAGCATCATTTTGCTCATAATGAAGAAACCTGCCGCCCCATAGCTAACCGAGAATTCCCTACTCTGCCACTCTATGACAATTTCAACGTTCAATTATCTGGCAAGGATTTGGCACAGTTAAAGCTGCTTTGGCAGGAGTACGGAGCCAAAAATTACCCTATTAGTTCCTACTTAATTACTTCTGGTTTACTCAAAGCAGGAGTGTTAAGAAAAAACCTATACTTAACCCCAACAGAATATGAATTTAGTGATTTGGGTAAAATTCCCGTTGGAGCGCTAGACTTTGCGCGGTTCAATGATGTCCAGGAGCCACTATTACTTAAAAAACTGCTGAAGCTAGAGCTAGCTTTTAAACACGCCGAGTACAAAAATGCTCCAGATTTAGCATATCGATTTACTGATTTCAAGCTGTATCGCGCTCAACTTCAACGTATTCTATCCTGTACACTATATTTTTTAGAAATACAAACTAATATTAGCACTTTGTACAAGATAGGAGTAACCCAAAGACCCGTTATCAAGCGAGTGGCAGAAGTAAAAATAGATTTACTTGCTCATTATTCGAGTGCTGCTATTAAAGTATTAGGAACTTGGGAACATAGGGGAAATATTGAATTATATTTCAAACACCGTTATCAAAGCTTTAATCATCCCATAGGGAGTTTAACTGAGTACTATAAATTTAATGCTGAGGATACCGAAATGGTACTGCGTGACCTACAACAAATGCAACCTAAAATACTATCTCAAGATGAAATAGATATTTTTGAGGAGAATTATAGCTGGGAGCAAATTGCTGTGTAG
- a CDS encoding sensor histidine kinase: MQQEVLSKQLDLSALLHDVSNSFKGASLIVNQLIDGAYGYSLEEIRPFLIALRDTNDRGMSLVEANRVSQEAKPVTVAQFDMLSFLQTTYSLFKPIAQYHSLNLHYETQSSYKHGTQVRGDSISIDRMLCNFVTNAIKYTLAGDIFLRLLNQEDDLAIEIEDTSCGIAAEQLSNIFIPLWRAPNSNLLHQSGMGLGLYIALCVAHAHGLKISVNSVAKQGTKFTIIFPYKDDGVYGVDGRMLPKSQRLQDALPI; encoded by the coding sequence ATGCAACAGGAAGTTTTAAGCAAACAGTTGGATTTATCAGCCTTACTCCATGATGTGTCGAATTCTTTTAAAGGGGCATCGTTGATTGTAAATCAGTTAATTGATGGCGCTTATGGATACTCTTTAGAAGAAATCAGACCATTTCTGATAGCCCTACGAGATACTAATGATCGGGGTATGAGCTTGGTTGAAGCTAACAGAGTCTCTCAAGAAGCTAAACCAGTAACAGTAGCTCAGTTTGATATGTTGAGTTTTTTACAAACAACTTATTCCCTATTCAAGCCAATAGCGCAGTATCATTCCTTGAATCTCCACTACGAAACTCAATCATCATACAAGCATGGAACGCAAGTACGGGGTGATAGCATAAGTATTGACAGAATGCTGTGTAATTTTGTGACAAATGCTATTAAGTACACTCTTGCCGGAGATATCTTTTTAAGGCTGCTCAATCAAGAAGATGATTTAGCGATCGAAATTGAAGATACTAGCTGTGGAATTGCCGCAGAACAACTATCAAATATATTTATCCCATTATGGCGAGCGCCAAATAGCAATTTATTACATCAATCAGGGATGGGATTAGGACTGTACATCGCCTTATGTGTGGCTCATGCTCATGGTTTGAAGATAAGCGTAAACTCGGTAGCCAAACAAGGAACCAAATTCACCATTATATTTCCTTACAAAGATGACGGGGTTTATGGGGTTGATGGTAGGATGTTGCCCAAATCGCAGAGGTTACAAGATGCGTTACCTATATGA
- a CDS encoding ATP-binding protein, which produces MRQRSLSLGIYLADIGYGIRQAIANHEITPHELVEKLSAYKIELFKRIYNIQFLQPPSTPIGGLELIQQAFKTYKRLLSSLAKAYNLRLPKGILLIGPPGTGKSYSAKASSAQLGLPLIILEWGSFRSYGNLAEYKLKNLLALVDRINRVILYLDDFDKGFAGDDDLSKRLAGMLLTWMQERTSEVLIIASANNIQWLPPELTRSGRFDEIFKVDLPNYGERHSIFKIHLAKFDARFRNGGDGYSEEEWKRLLKATQRCVGAEIQAIVERAAVSTFCQMFGDDVSPLQELPPLGITLSALLAARQSMNPLAIREADRVESMRNIAALHGLPSSPIDSSIYSLGNVDIFGET; this is translated from the coding sequence ATGCGACAGCGATCACTGAGCTTAGGGATCTACTTGGCAGACATTGGCTATGGAATTAGACAGGCGATTGCAAATCATGAAATTACACCGCATGAGTTAGTAGAAAAACTGTCCGCTTACAAAATCGAACTGTTTAAGCGAATTTATAATATTCAATTTCTCCAACCTCCAAGCACACCCATTGGTGGTTTAGAACTGATCCAGCAAGCGTTTAAAACTTATAAGCGCCTTCTATCCTCATTGGCTAAAGCTTACAATCTTCGTTTACCCAAGGGGATTTTACTAATCGGTCCACCGGGAACAGGAAAATCTTACTCGGCTAAAGCAAGTTCTGCACAATTGGGGCTACCTCTGATTATTTTGGAGTGGGGTAGTTTCCGCAGTTACGGTAATTTGGCTGAGTACAAGCTAAAGAACTTACTCGCACTGGTAGATCGAATCAACCGTGTAATCTTATACCTCGATGATTTTGATAAGGGATTCGCTGGGGATGACGATTTATCAAAACGACTAGCGGGAATGCTTTTAACCTGGATGCAAGAACGTACTAGTGAGGTTTTAATTATCGCTTCGGCTAACAATATTCAATGGCTACCACCAGAGCTAACCAGAAGTGGACGCTTTGACGAGATTTTTAAGGTGGATCTCCCAAATTACGGCGAACGCCACTCAATTTTCAAGATCCATCTCGCTAAATTCGATGCTCGTTTTCGTAACGGGGGCGATGGGTACAGCGAAGAAGAATGGAAAAGGTTACTCAAAGCCACGCAGCGATGTGTCGGGGCGGAGATTCAAGCCATTGTTGAACGTGCCGCCGTCTCTACTTTCTGTCAAATGTTCGGCGACGATGTTTCTCCCCTTCAAGAACTACCACCACTAGGAATTACATTATCGGCATTGCTGGCTGCAAGGCAGAGTATGAATCCTCTGGCCATCCGCGAAGCTGACCGAGTTGAAAGTATGCGTAACATTGCGGCTTTACATGGCCTTCCATCTAGCCCGATTGATTCATCTATATATAGTCTCGGCAATGTTGATATTTTTGGTGAAACATGA
- a CDS encoding DUF5674 family protein, with translation MILIIREPASREEIDEMVKTWDVFIKIAVDIERKILAGGGVRHYECEQELLKDGSRQRDIWGVDWSPLTQEIVFESIINIRPSQNNRSMIIQSNQIREQVSQITKQLLGGL, from the coding sequence TTGATTTTAATAATCCGTGAGCCTGCTAGTCGTGAAGAAATAGACGAAATGGTGAAAACTTGGGATGTATTCATTAAAATAGCAGTAGACATCGAACGCAAAATTCTTGCAGGTGGTGGCGTTCGCCATTACGAATGCGAACAAGAGTTACTCAAAGACGGTAGCAGACAACGAGATATTTGGGGTGTGGATTGGTCTCCTTTGACTCAAGAAATCGTGTTTGAGTCAATCATCAACATTCGCCCAAGCCAGAATAACCGTAGTATGATAATACAGTCTAACCAAATTCGAGAACAAGTTAGCCAAATTACCAAGCAATTGCTAGGAGGATTGTAA
- a CDS encoding DUF3854 domain-containing protein, which translates to MFDERHLQLTSAYARASQHFIRAFIYPLGEFIYKSIESAIDLKCRIEIGEETYFLTPDEDGGWKWSKGNFEGVTDEEIEQVEEIMAYLLPKLLPGSNDITPPNFSPAPDLPPVLPNPNSPLILPPSATSVEFLTIPIDSQNPQEYLPIKDQENLDLNASIHRNVFFTVESANNGISSKKLERQNTQDIPPHPEHIDPQHWHELVVGSAIAPDIAHLNFSSLHFSYVGGEHEAWERLMISDKLSRTNTGSLSIRLLELYSHLDAGGWWCNSGVDPRTFANLTPGEQPQVKEWGCYKPNRPRPKTVKKDGFTVAVEGKFIKYEHPPSVDLSIFLLDVPGEIAQNIYSKAGVNPTDSDRLSGFWYCVYKHNIPLVITEGAKKAASLLSQGHAAIGLPGISSGYRSPKNEWGKKIGDSYLADELAVFATKSREIKICFDYETKPETKLNIQRDICQTGRLLQEFGAVVKVITLPEPDKGVDDFIVAQGGESFEKLSAGAIALESWHQNQLDSLRFTIKLKDGTVKTIAQQKGDFTVTDAPELEANIGVFKKSRAKSPIDLGSQIIDIKVIDSDIIHLDVAFEPAQPTETPVIPQNTKSISSWAKKENVTVYEPNFFRKRLEASENKQIAFAAYSLLKKYGVEAKDEQQQTSGKIYHADAFVIKNHGADKYSISRRHDDVELMTFQADKWGHVGNIKLSYTEIESEPKIWGEKQINILPIERQEFLLVADYLKAGKELPSVDEDPRKIASVVGSVSPKGTHNILESFKENEVLKILTQSITSFEKDDLTLGNYRILFRQTSDNTSTLQLLKTEHNGTNRESVRFQFEKTDTGMTHQVQGMAITEADLEKLRLLAQKLHINYKALFGDPTDTRDIDLPIHPEITRNLDEEQSHQSTQSTPNVPDRKTQSNPQGVSSNSPKQQNAVSHSTTPTPNSTTPSQPTKRPNFSSNLDNAVLPLHPVLKQYWEQLEKDGFCHETVAQGHLEFQSKIQETGKLTVGEQRELYQQIQNQAWSEINHFRRTDIVLPPLAYIVNDLRSQVQKEAQPQFSSDPKRDTPVSLHPDIASHWHDLETNKTWSSVANQYNNPLREKLSKTGKLTIGEQRELYQKILLQSQFEQQNIGQTNISLPPLSDIIQDLLNTRSQIINNTYTPKVEVHSQKSHTPQQPTTNSEELEL; encoded by the coding sequence ATGTTTGATGAACGACATTTGCAACTCACTTCCGCTTACGCTAGAGCTAGTCAGCATTTTATTAGAGCTTTTATTTATCCTTTAGGAGAGTTTATTTACAAATCAATAGAATCAGCTATTGATCTAAAATGTCGAATCGAAATAGGAGAAGAAACTTATTTTCTTACTCCTGATGAGGATGGTGGCTGGAAATGGTCTAAAGGTAACTTTGAAGGTGTAACAGATGAGGAAATAGAACAAGTAGAAGAGATAATGGCATATTTATTGCCTAAACTTCTCCCCGGTAGTAATGATATAACACCACCTAATTTTTCTCCTGCTCCTGATTTACCTCCAGTTTTACCCAACCCCAATTCCCCCTTAATTCTTCCGCCTTCTGCCACATCTGTTGAGTTTTTAACTATACCAATCGATTCTCAAAATCCCCAGGAATATCTACCTATTAAAGACCAAGAAAATTTAGATTTAAATGCTTCCATCCATAGAAATGTTTTTTTTACAGTTGAAAGCGCCAACAATGGCATAAGTAGTAAAAAACTTGAGCGACAAAATACTCAAGATATCCCGCCTCACCCAGAACATATTGATCCGCAACATTGGCACGAACTCGTAGTAGGCAGCGCGATCGCACCAGATATTGCACATCTCAACTTCTCTAGTCTTCATTTTAGCTATGTCGGTGGCGAACATGAAGCTTGGGAACGGCTGATGATCAGCGACAAACTCTCACGTACAAATACAGGTAGCCTCTCTATTAGGCTTTTAGAACTCTATTCCCATCTAGATGCAGGTGGCTGGTGGTGTAATTCAGGAGTAGACCCGCGCACATTTGCTAATCTTACCCCTGGTGAGCAACCTCAAGTTAAAGAATGGGGATGTTATAAGCCAAACCGCCCCAGACCCAAAACCGTGAAAAAAGATGGGTTTACTGTTGCGGTTGAAGGCAAGTTCATCAAATATGAGCATCCACCATCAGTTGATTTGAGTATTTTCTTACTAGATGTTCCAGGGGAAATTGCCCAAAATATTTACTCAAAAGCTGGAGTAAACCCCACCGACAGCGATCGCTTAAGTGGTTTTTGGTATTGTGTGTATAAACACAATATCCCACTCGTCATTACAGAGGGCGCGAAGAAGGCGGCTAGTCTGTTAAGCCAAGGTCACGCAGCCATCGGACTACCGGGAATTTCCTCCGGCTATCGCTCACCCAAAAACGAGTGGGGCAAGAAAATTGGTGATTCCTATCTGGCTGATGAGTTAGCTGTTTTCGCAACTAAGAGTAGAGAAATCAAAATCTGCTTTGATTATGAAACGAAGCCTGAAACTAAACTCAATATCCAAAGAGATATTTGTCAGACAGGAAGGTTATTACAAGAATTTGGTGCTGTCGTTAAAGTAATAACGCTGCCAGAGCCGGATAAGGGTGTAGATGATTTTATAGTGGCACAGGGAGGAGAAAGTTTTGAAAAGCTATCTGCCGGAGCTATAGCTTTAGAGTCATGGCATCAAAATCAACTTGATAGTTTACGTTTTACTATCAAGCTCAAAGATGGCACAGTCAAAACAATTGCTCAACAAAAAGGAGATTTTACTGTGACAGATGCTCCCGAATTAGAAGCAAACATTGGTGTATTTAAAAAAAGTCGTGCTAAATCACCTATTGACCTTGGTTCACAAATTATAGATATAAAAGTTATTGATTCAGATATTATTCATTTAGATGTTGCTTTTGAGCCAGCCCAGCCAACTGAAACTCCTGTAATTCCACAAAACACAAAAAGCATTAGTTCCTGGGCTAAAAAAGAAAATGTTACAGTTTATGAGCCTAATTTTTTTAGAAAGCGCCTAGAAGCTAGCGAGAATAAACAAATAGCTTTTGCTGCTTATAGTTTGTTAAAAAAATATGGTGTTGAAGCGAAAGATGAACAACAGCAGACCAGTGGCAAAATTTACCATGCTGATGCTTTTGTAATTAAGAATCATGGTGCTGATAAATACAGTATCTCTCGTCGCCATGATGATGTAGAGTTAATGACTTTTCAAGCTGATAAATGGGGACACGTAGGCAATATTAAACTTTCTTACACAGAAATAGAGTCTGAGCCAAAAATTTGGGGAGAAAAACAAATTAACATTCTGCCTATTGAAAGGCAGGAGTTTTTGTTAGTGGCTGACTACCTGAAAGCTGGTAAAGAATTGCCCTCGGTTGATGAAGACCCTCGCAAAATAGCCTCTGTCGTTGGTTCAGTCTCTCCTAAAGGCACACACAATATTTTAGAAAGTTTCAAAGAAAACGAGGTATTAAAAATACTCACACAAAGTATTACTAGCTTCGAGAAAGACGATTTGACCTTGGGCAATTACCGGATTCTTTTTCGGCAAACCAGTGACAATACATCTACTCTGCAATTACTCAAAACTGAACACAATGGTACAAATCGGGAATCTGTTCGCTTTCAGTTTGAGAAAACTGACACAGGTATGACTCATCAAGTCCAAGGGATGGCTATCACTGAAGCTGATTTGGAGAAGTTAAGACTATTGGCTCAAAAGCTGCATATTAATTACAAAGCATTATTTGGCGACCCGACAGACACCCGTGACATCGACTTGCCCATTCATCCCGAAATTACCCGTAATTTAGACGAGGAGCAGTCACACCAATCTACTCAATCTACGCCCAACGTACCAGATCGCAAGACACAATCAAACCCACAAGGAGTAAGCTCTAATTCTCCAAAACAACAGAATGCTGTATCACACTCAACTACACCAACACCTAACAGCACAACACCATCACAACCAACAAAACGGCCCAATTTTTCTTCTAACTTAGATAACGCTGTGCTACCACTACATCCAGTTTTGAAACAATATTGGGAGCAGTTAGAAAAAGATGGTTTTTGTCATGAGACTGTAGCGCAAGGACATTTAGAATTTCAATCTAAAATTCAGGAAACTGGAAAATTAACTGTTGGTGAACAGCGTGAACTTTACCAGCAGATTCAAAATCAGGCTTGGAGTGAAATCAATCACTTTCGGCGTACTGATATTGTGCTTCCACCATTAGCTTATATTGTTAATGATTTGCGATCGCAGGTTCAAAAAGAAGCACAGCCACAGTTTTCTTCTGACCCAAAGCGTGATACACCCGTGTCTCTCCATCCTGACATCGCCTCTCATTGGCACGATTTAGAAACGAATAAAACTTGGTCTAGTGTTGCCAATCAGTACAACAACCCTTTACGGGAGAAACTTTCAAAAACTGGCAAGCTGACTATTGGAGAGCAACGTGAACTTTACCAGAAAATTCTCCTTCAAAGTCAATTCGAGCAGCAGAACATTGGGCAAACGAACATCTCACTCCCTCCTTTGAGTGATATTATTCAGGATTTGCTCAATACTCGTAGCCAGATTATTAACAATACCTATACGCCCAAGGTTGAAGTACATTCCCAGAAATCTCACACTCCACAACAACCTACTACTAATTCAGAGGAATTAGAATTGTAA
- a CDS encoding transposase — protein MSDILSLLQCLLPQINATTMRQLNQIILAMLAMSGRVTMLGISRWAGIGGSYRTMLRFFHTVIPWATLFWLFFRKHLFRANEVYLLAGDEVVVSKSGKKTYGLDRFFSSLANKPISGLSFFVLSLVSVEQRHSFPIQIEQVIKKDTQTKSTSTIEKPNKKEKRGRGRPKGSKNKNKKEVILTSELILIQKMIGSLFKLLANSISLTYLVVDGHFGNNNALQMARLVNLQIISKLRHDSALYFPYENPDSSKRSRRKYGDKLDYRNIPDKYLCKSAIEDDIQTDIYQATLIHKEFAQALNVVILVKTNLKTNACSHVIIFSSDLTLSFEKIIDYYKLRFQIEFNFRDAKQFWGLEDFMNLSQTAVTNASNLAFFMVNLSHHLLADFQQLNPGSGIIDLKAYHRGFRYVREMLKMLPEIPEPILLTQIFAKLTSLGRIHPVSTGVEPS, from the coding sequence ATGTCCGATATCTTATCACTGCTACAATGCTTGCTACCGCAGATAAACGCTACGACGATGCGGCAATTGAACCAGATAATCCTGGCTATGTTAGCGATGAGCGGACGAGTCACGATGTTGGGAATTTCCCGTTGGGCAGGCATTGGTGGTAGTTATCGGACGATGTTGCGGTTTTTTCATACAGTAATACCTTGGGCTACATTGTTTTGGCTATTTTTCCGCAAGCATTTGTTCCGTGCGAATGAGGTATATTTGCTTGCAGGAGATGAAGTTGTAGTCAGTAAATCGGGTAAAAAGACTTATGGATTAGATAGATTCTTTTCTAGCCTAGCCAATAAACCGATATCAGGATTATCTTTCTTTGTATTATCATTAGTGAGTGTTGAACAGAGGCACTCGTTTCCGATTCAGATAGAACAGGTAATAAAGAAAGATACTCAAACAAAAAGTACCTCGACAATCGAAAAACCAAACAAAAAAGAAAAGCGTGGGCGTGGACGACCAAAAGGAAGTAAAAACAAAAATAAAAAGGAAGTGATATTAACATCTGAATTAATACTAATTCAGAAAATGATTGGTTCACTATTCAAGTTATTAGCTAACTCTATTTCCCTCACCTACTTGGTAGTAGATGGTCATTTTGGTAACAACAATGCTTTGCAGATGGCACGTCTTGTCAACTTGCAGATAATTTCCAAATTGCGCCATGATTCAGCATTATACTTCCCTTATGAAAATCCTGACTCCAGTAAGCGCTCTCGTCGTAAATACGGTGATAAGCTAGACTATCGTAATATACCTGACAAATACTTATGTAAAAGTGCTATTGAGGATGATATTCAAACTGATATTTATCAAGCCACTCTTATTCACAAAGAATTTGCCCAAGCTCTCAATGTAGTGATTTTGGTCAAAACCAATCTTAAAACTAATGCTTGCAGCCATGTAATTATTTTTTCTAGCGACCTAACTCTGTCATTTGAAAAAATTATCGACTATTACAAACTCCGTTTCCAAATCGAGTTTAATTTTAGGGATGCCAAGCAGTTTTGGGGATTGGAAGATTTTATGAACCTGAGCCAAACTGCCGTGACTAATGCTTCTAATTTAGCATTTTTTATGGTCAATTTATCCCACCATCTTCTCGCTGATTTCCAGCAACTCAATCCCGGTTCTGGCATTATTGACCTTAAGGCTTACCATCGTGGTTTTCGATATGTTCGTGAAATGTTAAAAATGCTTCCCGAAATCCCTGAGCCTATTTTATTAACCCAGATTTTTGCCAAGCTTACTTCTTTAGGACGTATTCATCCCGTTTCCACTGGCGTTGAACCCTCGTAA